In Xiphophorus maculatus strain JP 163 A chromosome 9, X_maculatus-5.0-male, whole genome shotgun sequence, the genomic window aattgttttttccctttttgctgCCATGATCAAAAAGCTCTTTTTTACAACCTAATAAAGAACAGATGTTTTACCAATTCAACAACTGTGATGCGCTACATAGAGCAAATGtgaataaatggatggattatATCTTTTTTCTGTGTCATTTTAGGTCCTAATGGTCCATTTGGGTTAAGAAATATTTATCTGCCACTCTAAGCTGTCAGCAGAATGTTAATGGGAGCCTGAGGAGTGTTTTTTGCTCTGGGCCATCATCCTTACATAAGTGCATTAAAGCTGGGATTGGATGAGGCAGTTTGGATGCTGCAGAGAGCTCAGTGATTAGCTTCAGGCTTGCAAGTCAATTAGCTGCCGTTGTTTACTTTTGTAATGAATgccctgttttgttttacactaAACCCATCAGACAGTACccacagctgctgctctttTCCTTTCATCATCCTCCCatcattcatgtttttacatcacagattctctctcctccttttcGGTCTGTATTAGCTGTTCTATCCCATCCAATTTGACCCATCAAACACAATTATTGGAGCACTTTGAAGCTGTAGTGAAATGTAAACTCTTGACCTGGAGTGACTCGTGCCAGCTGGTTGGAGAGCAGTAGCACAGTGCAGGGGTGTTTCCCTCAGGCGCTTCCACATATTCACCATAAGCCATTATTCATTTTGTCTAACCCTGTTGAAACATTTAGTGGGGCTGAGAGGTGAGAATAgtaaattgtgttattttttatctcTTGAGTCATTAACGCTGTTCACTCTACCTTTTGTTCCATCatttaatgtacattttttccTGCTAACGTCTTCCTCTTACATCTATTTCTATAGTGAGATGCAGTAAGAGCTTGGATCTCTTTGCATTGTTGTTGAAGGCTGGTGTGTTCAGTTATTGTCGACGTGCTTCTCGGAGATATTTAAGACGGCTTCACTTTGTTCTTCAGGCTGGAGGAAGctgagggggcggagccacGCTTCATGAAAGAAGCGGAAGAGAGcagcgaggaggaggaagaggagctgactCCACAAGTGCAAggtgatgctttttttttttttaattttccgtTTTTCAGTCAATACCGTCATAATGGTGAGATAGTAAACAGTGCCTTACAGAACTATTTCTACCTCatgaattttttcacattttgtcacaatacaaCCACATAATTATACTAAGAATAGATTACATTCACAACATTCACTTGGCAGCACTGATGCCATGCAgaaagaaggtcctgggtttaaATCCTAGCCTGGTGTCTGTGTTTAAGAGGTTTGCGTCTTCtccctgtgtatgtgtgtgttgtctCTTGGTACtccaaaaatatgacttttggGTTAATCGGTTTCTCTAAATTTCCCTtagaggtgtgtgtgcgtgcgtgtatACAGTATGTGAATGGTTGTCCTGTATGTCCCTGTGTGACCCTGTGATTGGCATCCTGTCCAGGTTGTACCTGCCAAAGATAAGCACCAGCCTATAAAGCAGATCTCAAAAAAgctctgactgaaaacactcTTAGAGTTTCCTGAAGAGGAATGTCTGGGGTTTTTagtttcatctttattttataaagcatCGTTCCTTGTACAATCATCTCTAGTGTCTCCAGAGCAGAACAGAGCTTGCCTTTTCATCAGCATGCTGAGCTTTTTTAAGTCACTGACTCTGAATCTGCCAACCCAACATCTAAAGACTtctctataatttttttttgcaaatgatcTTAATTTCGGCTAGACTGGATGGAAAGCATTTGTAAAGATGAATGATTTTCTCCTCTTGTCCTGAATTTAGGTCAGGACTTTGGCTGTTTGCTTAAGGTTGTTGCCCTgttccacagcatgatgccacctccaccatgtttcaccatggggTCTGGGTGTTCAAAGTGTAGTGTCGATTTTCTTTCAGGAATAGCATTTTGCACACTTAACTTCTGTTTTGGTGTGATTtcaccagagcaccttcttctaCATGCTTGTTGTGTCCACTATATGACCTGTGGTGAACTGGAAATGGGATGGTCGCATGTCGGACAGGAAATGCTCAAAGTTTCGGATAATGTTTTAAGACCTAATGCTCCTTTAAGCTTCTCTACTACATCCCTTCCCTGTCAGGTCAGCTCCTTGCTCTTCATGATACTGTTTGTTCACCAATATTTTGTAGCAAACCGCCAAggccttcacagagcagctggattcaaactgagattaaatgacACACAGGTGGACGTTTACAGGCAGTTTGTTGCACTGGATTCATTTATGGGTATCAGAATACTTTTCTACTATATTGCTGGTAGATTCTGGATCAGTATCAGTAGTTGCAGGTTTCATTTTCCATCTTATCAAGGGCACCCCACTGTTCACCTTTCTATTTATAGCCATGGTCTTAATATAAAGCGTCCTCTGTTGCTGTGAGGGTGACTCAGTGCTGCTCCACAGTGGAGTGTCGGCACAAAAGGTCTCCATCAAAAGTCATCAAGTGGTCTTTGTGATCCTTTTGACCTTTTATTCTGCTCTCCAGACAAAGACGCATGCATTATCCATCCACAGCGTGTCAGCAGGATTTTAACCAGTCCGTGACCTCGCCCGTCTTCGAGCTCTCAGGTTCATAATTTAACCGACTGTGGAGGCGGAGCAGAACACACACTGTACTACCACTGAAATAATCCACTCAGACCGATCGCTGGGGTTTCAGATTTATATCCGGaaggttgaaaaaaataaatacattctggGAAATCTGCAAATCAAGTCGATATCACTCAGCATCACAGCTGCAGATTCAGTAAATGCTGATCCATGTGCCGATTAACGCCACCTGCTGGAAAAAGATGAAAGTGTAGACTGCTCACGGAAAGACTGGATGGTTTCCTCACCCAGTTtgacagcatttattttttctgatatatttaaatgctttttatgaaagactttctttttattgtattttttttagatgtttgttaTCAAAACACGCTAGCTGAGCAGCTTTCATCACCATCATCAGGTTCCACACACAACCAGGAAGACAGACTGCAACATGTgacccagcagcagaggccgGGTCAGGTGAACAATGTCAGCATGCTCTGTGGTACCGAGTGGAGGCTGATCTGTGTCGCTCTTCAAAGAGGAAATATGTGGCGACTAAAACTAATCTGAGGATTTTCTTGATCACTGTGGGGTTTAATGTTGATGGATGAAGGTTTTGCTGTGGTTAAGCGCATTAGAAATAAAACGTCACGGTGGCCTCTTTGACTGTTGAGTCTTGCTTTATTGCTTGTATTAAATGTACAAAGTTCAGAATCACATTAAGTTTTTCAGACCAATTAAGAACAATTGCTTGTAGAGACGATTAAACCGCAAAAGCAGCTCAGTTTTCTGATCCGTCCGTCGTCTTTTCTCATTTATCCTTAAACAGTAGTAGAGGCGGGGCTGGTTCCGATCCCCAAAGGCTGAAAGGCGGGGTACGCCATGGACAGGTTGACAGTCCATCACAAGGaatcacagagacacacaggacagacaACTACACACACTCAGACCTGCATGCAAAATTCTGCGTTGTAGAAAACTACCGCTGTTCATCGGCCTGAACACATCATCCTCACATTGTCAGTGGTAGTGGCGGCATCATGGTGTGGGCATGCATTTTTCCCCAGCAGCGATAGGGGTGCTCGTGTAATCTGATTACAATATGGATGGAGCTTTATCCAAATGAATTACAGGTTTTTGAGTTTATACACAATTCCACACAAGTCAGCACAGTCAGTGTTTTCTGTTGGTTtgaagtaattttgttttttgtttctcctttcagccaaaaagaagcattttcagatgatgagGAAGATGCACTATGATGAGGGCATGAACATAAGGCTGGCTCGCGAGCTCATTGCTAAAGAACTAGAAGAAGATGATGACGATGAAGAGATGAGGGATGACACAGAGGATCCAAGGGACAACGCAGAGGAGACGGAGGAGATCAGTGTAGACCCGCCACAGGAAGGTAAGGAGAAGGGAGACACTGTACCTTCGCACATCAGAGCTTGTAGAAAGGGAGCATTGGAGGCCACTACAGGAATGAGTAAACATGTTGGTTAAAATGATCAGACATAATGGTTTTGCTCATCATCATTAGTTTAAATTTCATTATGCTCCATTTCTGCTTCCCCATGGATTATATTCCCAGACACTAGAGCATCAGAGCGATAACTCATCGTCATGGTGACTAAAGCGTGTTGTGATCACTCAGtgtgtataaaaatacacacgGCCTTTATGGCTGAGCaatttgacttaaaaacatcagattttttatacCAGATCCGATTTTAATTgattagttagtttttttttctttctttttaaaaacaaaaatacagatgatagaaaatattttcaaacagtgGCTTTTATATCAACGATCACTTCCATGACTTGTACAACAGAGGAATAGGGCCAGGCTacaataatttttgtttaattatgagaatatagCCAtgatattagcagaataaagatggGTTTTTACCAAAAGAACTTCATGAAATTATGAGAAAAGTCTTTTTAATGAGATAAAAGCTTTGATTATATCTTGAAGTTATCAAGATATAATGTGACCAGCTCAATATGTGTGGTTCTTTCTTCGAAATAGACTCGTCGTTTGCTCAATCGTTTCAAAGTCCTtctactgataataatttgtTGCCAATACCAAAGTACAACTTCGGaggatgctcaacattccttatttaaattatttgttattttcgTGTTGGAGTACTCATAACATTAATACTACATTCTCCTAACACAGGGGTGGCAAACCGCATGCTGCGGCTCTTTGACGGATCCTGTGTGGCTCTTTGATTCTGAAATTTCCCACACCCCTTGAAGGCAGAAGCAGCGTAACGTGCAGCGCAGGTGGTGAAATTAATTCTATTAAGATAGCGCTACAAGTCTGCAGTAGTTGTTGGTGTAGGacagtctttctcaaactgtggtccccGGTCCACTAGTGGTCCGCGGGCACTCCCTTGTGGTCCGCACGGTATTGCATGCCGTGAGGTTAGCTCAAAGTCCGACTCACACACTTAGTTTACCAAAGCTGAAGGTACCGGTGGGAAATTTCTCAGGGTGAATTgcagaagttttgtttttgaaaactatTGCAATAAATAGCATGCCACCTGCATGCAGATCTAGGCGGATGTGCTGAGTCTGATATGACGCTGTTGAGGCGATGAGCAAAGCTGCACCCCTTgctgactaactgcatcttaacacctaaaataaagtttttatgtaggcttgaaagaaaatgtttgtttttgccaaaacaactccagtctatttttcttttattatgcttCTTAATTGCAAATAGccctaaaatgttattaatacaCACAACACTTGTCGTAAAGAACTTTTTTGATTTGTATGTGTTTTCTATCATTGGAAAGCTTAGAATCTACgctttcagaatctgtaaataactcaaaacatcCCGAGCAGCAGTAGTTCATGGTTTTATCATTGCCATTCGCGTTTACAAAACAGCACTACCTTTCACATTAGGATGAATAAAGACAATGGgttaagagactaatattttcatttcaggacATATAAAGATGTTGTTATTGCGGGGCCAATTTCATATTAGGTGGTCCGTGAGTGTTTGTAAAAAGGGTAAGTGGTCCTCggcctgaaaaagtttgagaaacactggtctAGGAGGAGAGAATTTAGGTCTAACCTGAATTGTTTATGAATATAatctgtttccatggtaacagtTTTCCTCAGCAGGTCTCTATATTTCTAGCGGCTGCATTATTTCACGTCGGTACACTTTGCGCCGCACCCAAGCTCAGAGGATTGTGGCGCAGATGTGGGAGTGAAGCAGAACaagctgctgccgctgctgtgCAAATAAGGGAACATGATGTCAGAGTTTGTACAGCAGTTTCTGGTGCCACTAAAGGGAAAAGTAAACCGGTTCTGATCACATGAGTGCAGTCAATGCTGTTCGCATTGCGGTGACGTGAAGAGTGGAAGGGTCACTTCCACAGAGctcaaaagttttctttatgTCTTTGAATGAAATTTTACTATGTTGAAACAAGTCTTATCATTGTGAAAGAGTTGCTTCAAGTGGCTGTAACAGAGTACAAACCAAACCCAGAGAtactggtaaaaaaataaacactgttaGGTGGCACAGTTAGCTTTAGGAACTAAGGACAAAACTGTTTCAGCAAGCAATGCGGTATAAAGCTAATCTTGAAATTGCTGTGTGGCTCTTTAATTTGGCTCTTAATGCTGAACTAGTTTGCCACCCTGTCTTAATATGACAATATTACTCTGGTGATATTAAGTCTAATTATCCTCATATTAATTAGACTTTGCTCTTAAAGTATTCTAACTTTATTCccatgtgtaaaaaaaaataattatagccCTATGTTGTAGAATACAAGGTGTAAAAAAAgagcttgtcaaacaagatggcggcagATGACATGATGGCATGATGGCATGTCATCATGTCAGGGCGTGATGACATCagtctgaactatggaaaccaaGGAGTGcaatgaggggggaaaaaaaaggttttactaGAGAAT contains:
- the ppp1r2 gene encoding protein phosphatase inhibitor 2 isoform X1 is translated as MAAPRPIKGILKNKNSGRNLKSLSDEAPAEVTEHGPGLSEDDHQKKSAKWDEMNILATYHPPDKDYGLMKIDEPSTPYNRMVGDDDDEGTLSDSEGHGGGLAPDDLASKLEEAEGAEPRFMKEAEESSEEEEEELTPQVQAKKKHFQMMRKMHYDEGMNIRLARELIAKELEEDDDDEEMRDDTEDPRDNAEETEEISVDPPQEGVANRMLRLFDGSCVAL